Proteins from one Ananas comosus cultivar F153 linkage group 5, ASM154086v1, whole genome shotgun sequence genomic window:
- the LOC109710372 gene encoding putative protein TPRXL: MGTCVSKCYPCNPSSDQISEKVGFASASPRIVPNNTSSPYSYAAPRIVPENVPNTSSSSYANPKIVPRSVPKTHHPSPPSSYTSSSSSMASSSSTSSTCSSTTTTTNSTCKPFSDGFLLSCARNNPSLNLESPLSCAEDANYNIVVLDPKKRTWEAAKPTTTTTTTTTTATTGNGNPNISKPSPALRAAHRSARARARRRRARGGRASGPTRRRRRRGRGRRN, from the coding sequence atggggACGTGTGTGAGCAAGTGTTACCCCTGTAACCCCTCCTCCGACCAAATTAGCGAGAAGGTAGGGTTCGCCTCCGCGTCCCCCAGAATCGTCCCCAACAACACATCGTCGCCCTACTCCTACGCGGCGCCGAGAATCGTCCCCGAAAACGTCCCCAAcacatcctcctcctcctacgcGAACCCCAAAATCGTACCCCGTAGCGTCCCCAAAACCCACCACccttctcctccctcctcctacacctcctcctcctcgtcaaTGGCGTCGTCTTCGTCGACTTCGTCGACGTGCtcttctactactactactactaattCTACCTGCAAACCCTTCTCCGACGGGTTCCTGCTATCGTGCGCCAGGAACAACCCTAGCCTCAACCTAGAGTCCCCGCTATCGTGCGCCGAGGACGCCAACTACAACATCGTGGTGCTCGACCCTAAGAAGCGTACCTGGGAGGCGGCGaagccgacgacgacgacgacgacgacgacgacgacggcgacgaccgGAAACGGAAACCCTAACATTAGCAAACCCTCGCCGGCCCTCCGCGCCGCCCACCGAAGCGCGCGCGCTCGAGCTCGCCGACGGCGCGCGCGGGGCGGAAGAGCTTCAGGGCCgacccgccgccgccgccgccgaggccgaGGAAGGAGAAATTAA